A segment of the Mycobacterium intracellulare ATCC 13950 genome:
CATGTTCGTGGTCACGCTGGCCGTCGCGGGAAACGAGACCACGCGCAACTCGATCACGCAGGGAATGATGGCCTTCACCGACTATCCGGTCCAGTGGGAGCTGTTCAAGGCGCGGCGACCCAAGACCGCGGCCGACGAGATAATCCGTTGGGCCACACCGATCACCGCGTTTCAGCGCACCGCGCGCGAGGACACCGAACTCGGCGGTGTGGCCATCAGAGAAGGTCAGCGGGTGGTGCTGTTCTATCGCTCGGCCAACTTCGACGAAGAGGTCTTCGACGACCCGTTCACCTTCGACATCCTGCGCAGCCCCAACCCGCACCTCGGTTTCGGCGGCACCGGGGCGCACTACTGCATCGGCGCCAACCTGGCCCGCATGACGATCGATGTGATGTTCAACGCGCTGGCCGACCGGCTGCCCGACCTGGCCCCGCTGGGAAATCCGGAGCGCCTGCGGTCGTCGTTCATCAACGGCATCAAGCACTGGCCCGTCGATTACCGAGGCGGCCACCCGGTCGCCTCATGAGGATCGCCATCAGCGGTGCCGGCGTGGCCGGGGCGGCGCTCGCCCACTGGCTGCATCGGACCGGCCACACGCCGACGCTGATCGAGCAGGCGCCGCACCTGCGCACCGGCGGCTACATGATCGACTTCTGGGGCGTGGGCTACCAGGTGGCCAAGCGGATGGGCATCGAAGGGCCGATCCGCGCCGCCGGATACGAGATGGAACGGCTCCGCTCGGTCGGCCCTCGCGGCGAGATCAAGGCGGACGTGGACGTCGACGTCTTTCGCCGCCTGCTCGGCGCCGACTTCACCAGCCTGCCGCGCGGCGATCTGGCCGCGGCGATCTACGCCACCATCGAGGACGAGGTCGAAACGGTCTTCGGCGACAGCATCTCGTTCGTCGACGAGCGCGACGACGGGGTCCGACTCGGGTTCGAGCGCGGCGGCGCGCGCGATTTCGACCTGCTGATCGGCGCCGACGGGCTGCACTCCAACGTGCGCCGCCTGGTCTTCGGGCCCGAACGAGAATTCGAGCGCTATCTGGGCTGCAAGGTGGCGGCCTGCGTGGTCGACCGTTACCGGCCGCGCGACGAGCTGGCCTACGTCACCTATGCCGAACCCGGCCGCCAATTGGCGCGTTTCGCGCTGCGCGGCGACCGCACCACGTTCCTGTTCATCTTCCGCGCCGACCACGACGGCACCGACACACCGCCGAAAGACCAGCTGCGCAACACCTTTGCCGACTGCGGCTGGGAAGCCCACGACATGCTGGCCGCGCTCGACGACGTTGACGACCTCTACTTCGACGTCGTCAGCCAGATCCACATGAACCGCTGGTCGCGGGGGCGCGTGCTGCTCATCGGGGATGCGGCCGGCTGCATTTCGCTGCTCGGCGGTGAGGGCACCGGCCTGGCGATCGCCGAGGCCTACGTGCTGGCCGGCGAACTCGGGCGCGCCGGGGGCGACCATCGCCGCGCGTTCGACGCCTACGAGATGCGGCTGCGTCCCTTCATCGAGGGCAAGCAGGCCGGCGCGGCGCGGTTCATCGGGTTCTTCGCCACCCGGACCCGATTCGGGCTGTGCTTCCGCGACCTGGCGCTGCGCACCATGAATTTCGCCCCGATGACACGGCTTCTCGCGCGCGACGTGCGCGACGACTTCGAGCTGCCCGACTACGGCATCTAGCCACCGATCACAAGCTCGGCTGCGGACTTTGTGTGTCGCGGCGCTCGCCAGTGGCGATGAAGTCATCGATCAGCTCCACCACCTGGTTCGGCGCCTCCACCTGCGCGAAATGACCGACGTCGGGCAGGATTTCGAGCCTGGCGTCGGTGCGAGCCTTGTGCGCGGCGTACGCGTGATCGACGGGGATGATGCCGTCGCGTTCCCCCCAGATCGCCATGACCGGCAAGTCCTCACGCAGCGAGAGTCTGTTGAGCGCGCTGACCGCCTGGCCCCGGTAGTCGACCACCGACCTCAGCGTCCGCAGGAACGACTGGCGCGTCTCACCGTCGGACAACGACGAGTAGGCGCTCCACAGCTCGGCCCCGCGCGGCGACTGGATGCCCGCGCTTTTCAACCAGGACCTGAGCTTGTTGCCGACGGACAGGACGGGCGTGGGCGCGATGATCGGCAACACCAGCTCCGCCCCGGGGGCCGAGAGCAGCCGCAGCACCCATCCCACGTCGGGACCCAGGCCGCCGCTGCTGATCAGGATCAACCGCTTGGCGTAGTCGGGGTGCTGATAGACGAACTGCATGGCGACACCGCCGCCGAGCGAATGACCGACCACGGTGGCCTGGCTGACACCGAGTTCGTCGAGGAAATCACGAAGCCAGACCGCAAACGCGCCCAGCGAGTAGTCGGTGCGGGGCTTCGCGGACTGGCCGTGGCCCAACAGGTCGGGCGCGACGATCCGGAACTTCTTCGACAGCTGCGGTATCACGGATCGCCAGGTCTCCGAACTCCCCGCCATACCGTGGATCAGCAGCAACGCTTCGCCATCACCCTCGTCGCGATAGGCGATGCGATCCCCGTGTAACTCGAGAAACTTCATGTCACTCATTCGGGCTGTGTACCCGCTTTGGCCCTGCTGACGACGCGGGCAGGGCAAATGCCCGTCCGTTGAGCAATGATCAAGGGCATGACCGAACCGGTTGCGGCCCGCGTGGCCGTCTACCTCGACTTCGACAACATCGTGATCTCGCGGTACGACCAGATACACGGGCGAAACTCGTTTCAGAAGGACAAGGCCAAGGGGCTCGAGCAGCATTCCGAACGGTTGGGCCAGGCGACGGTCGACGTCGGCGCCATCCTCGACTACGCGTCGTCGTTCGGGACCCTGGTGCTCACCCGCGCCTATGCGGACTGGTCGGCGGATATCAACGCCGGATACCGCGGCCAGCTGGTGGCCCGGGCGGTCGACCTGGTGCAGTTGTTCCCCGCGGCGGCCTACGGCAAGAACGGCGCCGACATCCGGCTGGCCGTCGACGCGGTCGAGGACATGTTCCGGCTGCCCGACCTGACCCACGTGGTGATCGTGGCCGGCGATTCCGACTACATCCCGCTGGCCCAGCGCTGTAAGAGGCTGGGCCGGTACGTGGTGGGCATCGGGGTGGCCGGGGCGTCGAGCCGGGCGCTGGCGGCCGCGTGCGAGGAGTTCGTCGTGTACGACGCGCTGCCGGGGGTTCCCGCGCTCGACCGCGAGCCCGGGCCGGCCGACACCGCCCCGCAGAAGCAGCGCGGCGGGCGCACCAAGGCGGCGCAGGCCGAGGAGCCCGAGCCGCCCGACGCGCAGGCCGCCGCCACCGCGCTGCTGACGCGCGCGCTACAGATCGGCCTGGAGAAAGACGACGTCGACTGGCTGCACAACTCCGCGGTGAAGGCACAGATGCGGCGCATGGATCCGTCGTTCAGCGAAAGATCTTTGGGTTTCCGGTCATTCAGCGATTTCCTGCGGTCGCGCTCCGACGTCGTCGAGCTGGACGAGACGTCGACGACGCGGATGGTGCGGCTGCGCGCGCAGGATTGAGCGGCGTCGCCCCCGCGTCGCGGCAATGCATTTTCTCGCTGGTGTATGGCGTTTCGCCGGTGCGCGGATCGATATCGTTGACAGCGCCCCGGGGTGGCCATACATTGTCTGGGAGTCGTCCGCAGCTGGTGGGGGATGAATGAGGAGACCGTCATGACCGTCGGTGCCGCTCCCCCAAGCGTTTTCGACGCCGACCTGCCCACCCTGTCCTACCGTGACGACGAAACACCCGCGGAGGTCTACCCGCGCCTGCGGGAGGCGCAACGGCACGCGCCCGTCGCGCTGGGGCCGCACGGCCCCGAGGTGCTCGGGTACCACATGGTCCGGTCCGTCCTGCGGGACACGCGGTTCCAGATCCCGCCCGGCCTGAATCTCCTTGTCCAGGGCATCACTTCGGGCCCGCTGTGGGACAAGGTGGTCAACAGCCTGCTGTGCCTCGAGGGCGACGCGCACCACCGGCTGCGCAGCCTGACCTCCAAGGCGTTCACGCCGAAGGCCACCCTGCGCCTGCACGACACCATGGTCGGCGTGCTCAACGAACTGGTCGATCGGGTCGCCGGCGCCGGGCGCTGCGACGTCGTCACCGACATCGCGCGCCCGTATCCCGTGCCGATCATCTGCGCGCTGCTCGGGGCGCCCCGCGAGGACTGGCAACGGTTCTCGCTGTGGGCGGACGACGTGTTCAAGGCGTTCAGCTTCACCGCCGACCTGACCGAAGTGGAGCCCGTCGTGATGCGCGCGTGGCGCCAACTCGACGCCTATGTCGACGAGATGGTCGCCGGGCGCCGCCGCAGCCTGACCGACGACCTGCTGTCCGACCTGATCCGCGCCGAGGACGAGGGCGACCGCCTCGACGCGGCCGAACTGCGCATGCTGGCCGGGGGGCTGCTGCTGGCGGGGACGGACACCACCCGCAACCAGGTCGCCGCGTCGGTGCACCTGCTGTGCGAGCACCCGGAACAGTGGGAGCTGCTGCGCCGGCGACCCGAGTTGGCGATGCGCGCGGTCGAGGAGACCATGCGGCACTCGCCGATCGTGTGCGGGACGCTGCGGCTGGTGGCCGAGGACGCCGAGGTCGACGGCTACGTGTTTCCCGCCGGCACGATGGTCCTGCTCAACACCGGGGCGGCGAACCGCGACCCCACCGTCTACGACGACCCGGACCGCGTCGACATCACCCGCGAGGGCGCCCCGCCGATCCTGACGTTCGGCGGCGGCGCGCATTACTGCCTGGGCGCCAACCTGGCCAGGCGCGAGATCGCCGAGGCGCTGACCGTCTTGACCGCCCGCCTGCGCAATCCGCGCATCGCCGGCCCGGCTCCGTGGAAGCCGATGGGAACGCTGGGCGGCCCGCTGAGCCTGCCGCTGGAGTTCGACCGCTAGGCATCCGGCGCCGCTCAGGGATTCGGGTGTGAGCTCGCGGATTCGGGTGTGAATCCATGGCTTTGACTGTGCGCTGAGGGCGACGACACGCCGGGTGGTTTCAAGGTTTGGTTGCAACAGTGGTTTGTGGCGGGTTGACAGTAGCCGGTTGAGGACTTGGGCGGGGCTGTCCCAGCCGAAGCGTTTGCGTGGGCGTTCGTTGAGTTCAGCGGCGACTTCGGCGAGGTAGTCGGCCGAGTGCACGGATAAGTCGGTGCCTTTCGGAAAGTATTGGCGCAATAGGCCATTGGTGTTTTCGTTGCTGCCGCGCTGCCAGGGTGAGTGTGGATCGCAAAAGTAGATGTCGATGCCGGCGTCGATACTGATGCGGGCATGGCGCAACATTTCGTGGCCTTGGTCCCAGGTCAGCGAGCGCCGCAATGCCTGGGGCAGGGTTTTGATGGTGGCGATCATCGCATCAGCCACCGTCTCAGGGTCGCGACGGGCGGGCAGGTGCAGCAGTTGCACGAACCCGGTGGAACGTTCGACCAGGGTGCCGATCTGAGAGTGTTGATTTTTGCCCAGGATTAAGTCACCCTCCCAGTGCCCGGGCACCGCGCGGTCAGCGGCCTCAGCGGGCCGCTCACTGATGTTGACCATGCCCGGAATTCGGCCGCAGCCGCTACGGGCGCCGACTCTGGCCCGTGGCTTGCGCAATGCCCGCCCGGTCCGCAAACACTTAGTCAGCTCGCGGCGTAGCTCCCCGCGTCCTTGCACGTAGAGCGCCTTGTAGATGGTTTCGTGGGACACCTGCATCTCCGGGCGGTCGGAATACGTCGTGGCCAACATCCCGGCAATCTGCTCCGGGCTGTACTTCTTGACCAACCACGCTTGCACCTGATCACGCAACGCAGGGCAGCGACCCAGCTTGCCGATCTTGGGCCGGCGCGCTCGCTGCTCGCTGCGAAGCTGAGCAATCCGCGCCGAATAGCCCGATTTCGCATCCACGCCCGCTCGGCGGGCTCCGAAGCGGTAACGAGAACGATAACGGCCCACATACCCCCGCATGACGCCGTTGTTGGCGATCTCGCGCATGACTGTCGACGGGGCCCGGCCCAACCGGGCTGCCATCGAGCGAATCGATTCGCCCTGAGCGGCGCCGATCATGATCTGTTCACGCTCATCAGCCGACAACCGCGGCCGTTTCTGCCCCTGAGGGGCTAACCATCGCGGATTCACACCACCAAACCTGCGAAACCACTTGCCGCCGCACGTCGCCGACACGCCGACCGCAACCCCGGCGTCCTCCGAGGACACCCCGGACGCGATCAACTCCCAATACCGGCGCTGCACCGACAACAACTGAGGCTGACCCGTCATCAACACCCCTAACTACGAAGTGTTGCAATCACCCCTTGAGCCCAAGCCGAGCGCGGCCGCCGTGGCTTCACAGTCAAAGCCAAGGCTTCACACCCAACGCGACGCCGTTGGCAATCCGCCGAGTCGCGGTGGCGGCGGGGCGGCCTTACGCTGCGGGGGTTACACGAACTTCACGGGGGTTTTCGATGCGCGCAACCTGGGGACCGGCCGCCGCCGCGGTCGCCTGCCTGGCGCTGTCGTCCTGCTCGGAAACCGTGTCGGCGCCCCCGCTGACCCCCACCGCGCCGACGTCGGCGTCGAAAACGACCACCCGTGCGGGACCCGCCCCGATCACGGGCCCGCTGGAAAAGGACTGGAAGAGCTACGGCGGCACGGCGTACTTCGGCTGCCCGCAGACCTTTTCGGCCGGCAAATCCGCACTCGACGACATCCGGCCGAAGATCTTCGACCCGAAGACGGGACAGTACGTCGCGCCGGCCATCCCCACGATCGCCGCCGGCGAGAACCTCACCGGTGCCATGTGCGGGCTGACCGGGACCGCCGCCGACCTGAAGGTCGTCTACGTGGTCACCACCGTCAAGCCCGCCCAGGCCCCGGCGCCCGAAATATCAAGGACCACCGCGTATTCCTACGACTGGTCCTCGGGCCACCAGGTCGCCACCAAAGAACTGCAGCCGCCGACCCCCGGCCTGAGGTTGGCGGCGCCGAAGGAATGGGGACTGGCCCCGACCGCCTCGGGCGTGGCGTGGGTGAACGCCTTCACCGACGGGCACGCCCCCGCGTCGCCGCCCCGAACCGTGGTCCTGTCCGGCGCCGACCTGTCGATCATGTGGGACGATCCCCAGCCCGCCCGGGTTTGGCAGGACGTCATTGCGTTCCCCCGCAACGCCGATCCCGGCAAGGCCTCGGGGGCCGAGCTGCGCCGCCCGAACGGGGAGGCGATCTACCAGGACGACGACGCGCAATCCGTGGACGCCGAATTGGCCGACGGCCCAGACAAACTGGTGAAGATCACCCACCGGGAGTCGCGCAACCCACCGGCCGTCTCCACGATGTTCTATGACCTCAACGCCAAATCCCTCATCAAGATCGGCGATTCGGACCGGGTCTCCGGCGGCGGGCTGAGCGCGGCCCTGTCCGACGGGAAACTGTTTGTCGACGGGCACAATTCGGAGAACTCCTCGTTCGGGTTCGGGGTGTGGAACCTGCGCAGCCAACAGTGGGACTTGCTCAAAAGCCGCGACGACGCCAAGAAGATGTCGATTTCGAAGCTGGCGTTCTTCGAAGACCACCTCTACCTCACCGGCAGCGGCGGCACGTTCTCGGTCATCGCCCTTCCTGCAACGGATCCCGTCGCGTCCGGCTGGTCGACACGCCCCTTCGAGCGGATATCCGGATGGACGCTGGTGTGCCGCGGCGAGACCGCGCCGTCGTCCAACGGCGAGTGCAAGGAGATCGTCATGGTGCAAGACCAGGACGGCCACTACCCCGGGCCCTGGTTCTGACGGTCGCCCGCGGTCAGGTCCAGCCGAGGGCCTGCGGAACCATGTACAGGCCGAACCCGATGGTCACGAAGCACAGCGCGCGGGTGACGTATTTGTGCAGCCCGCGCATGCGCCACTGCTCGGGCAGGGCCCTGGCCTCCAGCGCCAGCAGCAGGCCCAGGACGATGGGCAGCAGCAACGCGTTCATGACTTCGACGTCCACGGCCAGATTGACCAGGTCGACGCTGGCCAGCACCAGCACCGCGCCCACGATGTGCGCCAGCGAATACGTGATGTAGAACCTGGCGGTGGCGCGGTTGGGCCGCTCGTTGAGCGTGTGCTTCCAGCCGAACACCTCCGCGAGCCCCCACGCGCCCGCGAGCGAGGCGACGATCGCGGCCACCAGCGCCGCGCCCAGCATGCCGAGCCCGAACAGCACCGTCCCGCCGACCCGGCCGAGGTAGGGCGTGAGCGACTGGGCGATCTGGCCGACGGTCTCCAGTTCCGCGCCGCCGCCCTGCGCGCCGCTCGTCCCAATGGTGGACGCCATGGTGACCACCACCGCGATCATGATCAGCTGGGTCAGCACCGCGCCGAAGGCGGTGTCGTAACGGGCCTGGCGAATCGTGTTCTCCGACAGGCGCTTATCGACCACCGCTCCCTGCTGGTAGAAGATCATCCACGGCATGATGACCGCGCCGACGTTGGCCGCGACCAGTAGCAGGTATGACGAGTTGCCGAGCGGCATCGACGACAACCCGCCCACCAGGGCTCTGGGGTCGGGCCGGGCCATGACCATCGCCACCAGGAAGGCCAGTTCGGCGGCGCCGACGACCAGGCCGATGCGCTCGACGCGCCGGTAGCTACCGGTCAGGGCCAGCGCCAGCAGCGCGACGGTCGCGACCGGAATGCTCACCCAGCGCGAGACGCCGAAGAGTTCACCCACCCCTGCCACCCCGGCGAACTCCGTGAGCAACGCCCCGATCGCCGAGGCGAACAGGGTGAACGCCGACAGCCACGCCCAGCCGCGGCCGAACCGCTCCCGGATCAGCGAGCCGTGGCCGCGCCCGGTGACGATGCCCAGCCGCACGGTCATTTCCTGCACGACGTAGAGCACCGGCATCAGGATCAGCTGCGGCAGCACCATCCGGTAGCCCCACTGGGCGCCGGACTGCGACGCGGTGATCAGCGACCCGGCATCGGTGTCGGCCAGCATCACCACCAGGCCGGGGCCCCACACCGACAGCAGCCCCCATCGCAGCCAGCGGCCACGGGTGCGCAGCGGTATGTGCGGCCGGTCCTCGGATTCGTCCGCCACCGGCGGGGTGGTCGTATCGGTCACCGGTGGATCCTAACTAGGGGCCGCCTAACCACGGGCGTTTGCCGGAGAGCGCCATTGGCCGAAAATGTGCCGTCATTCTCGAAAATGCGATAGGCGTTCTCGAATCGCGAGAGTACGTTGCCCAAGTATGCAAACGGTGCGTAGCTTCTGCCGCGTCTGCACCTCCGTCTGCGGCATCCTCGTCGACGTCGAGGGTGACGAGGTGCTCCGCGTTCGCGGCGATCAGGAGCATCCCTTCTCCCGCGGTTACACCTGCCCGAAGGGCCGCGCCCTGCCGCAGCTGCACCACCACCCCGACCGGCTCGAACGCCCGAGGATGCGGGCGGACGGCCGGCTGCGCGACACCACGTGGGACGCCTGCCTCGACGACCTGGGCACGCGGCTGAAGGACATCATCGACCGGCACGGGCCGCAATCGGTCG
Coding sequences within it:
- a CDS encoding cytochrome P450 produces the protein MTVGAAPPSVFDADLPTLSYRDDETPAEVYPRLREAQRHAPVALGPHGPEVLGYHMVRSVLRDTRFQIPPGLNLLVQGITSGPLWDKVVNSLLCLEGDAHHRLRSLTSKAFTPKATLRLHDTMVGVLNELVDRVAGAGRCDVVTDIARPYPVPIICALLGAPREDWQRFSLWADDVFKAFSFTADLTEVEPVVMRAWRQLDAYVDEMVAGRRRSLTDDLLSDLIRAEDEGDRLDAAELRMLAGGLLLAGTDTTRNQVAASVHLLCEHPEQWELLRRRPELAMRAVEETMRHSPIVCGTLRLVAEDAEVDGYVFPAGTMVLLNTGAANRDPTVYDDPDRVDITREGAPPILTFGGGAHYCLGANLARREIAEALTVLTARLRNPRIAGPAPWKPMGTLGGPLSLPLEFDR
- a CDS encoding FAD-binding domain, which encodes MRIAISGAGVAGAALAHWLHRTGHTPTLIEQAPHLRTGGYMIDFWGVGYQVAKRMGIEGPIRAAGYEMERLRSVGPRGEIKADVDVDVFRRLLGADFTSLPRGDLAAAIYATIEDEVETVFGDSISFVDERDDGVRLGFERGGARDFDLLIGADGLHSNVRRLVFGPEREFERYLGCKVAACVVDRYRPRDELAYVTYAEPGRQLARFALRGDRTTFLFIFRADHDGTDTPPKDQLRNTFADCGWEAHDMLAALDDVDDLYFDVVSQIHMNRWSRGRVLLIGDAAGCISLLGGEGTGLAIAEAYVLAGELGRAGGDHRRAFDAYEMRLRPFIEGKQAGAARFIGFFATRTRFGLCFRDLALRTMNFAPMTRLLARDVRDDFELPDYGI
- a CDS encoding alpha/beta fold hydrolase; this encodes MSDMKFLELHGDRIAYRDEGDGEALLLIHGMAGSSETWRSVIPQLSKKFRIVAPDLLGHGQSAKPRTDYSLGAFAVWLRDFLDELGVSQATVVGHSLGGGVAMQFVYQHPDYAKRLILISSGGLGPDVGWVLRLLSAPGAELVLPIIAPTPVLSVGNKLRSWLKSAGIQSPRGAELWSAYSSLSDGETRQSFLRTLRSVVDYRGQAVSALNRLSLREDLPVMAIWGERDGIIPVDHAYAAHKARTDARLEILPDVGHFAQVEAPNQVVELIDDFIATGERRDTQSPQPSL
- a CDS encoding NRAMP family divalent metal transporter; amino-acid sequence: MTDTTTPPVADESEDRPHIPLRTRGRWLRWGLLSVWGPGLVVMLADTDAGSLITASQSGAQWGYRMVLPQLILMPVLYVVQEMTVRLGIVTGRGHGSLIRERFGRGWAWLSAFTLFASAIGALLTEFAGVAGVGELFGVSRWVSIPVATVALLALALTGSYRRVERIGLVVGAAELAFLVAMVMARPDPRALVGGLSSMPLGNSSYLLLVAANVGAVIMPWMIFYQQGAVVDKRLSENTIRQARYDTAFGAVLTQLIMIAVVVTMASTIGTSGAQGGGAELETVGQIAQSLTPYLGRVGGTVLFGLGMLGAALVAAIVASLAGAWGLAEVFGWKHTLNERPNRATARFYITYSLAHIVGAVLVLASVDLVNLAVDVEVMNALLLPIVLGLLLALEARALPEQWRMRGLHKYVTRALCFVTIGFGLYMVPQALGWT
- a CDS encoding NYN domain-containing protein, with translation MIKGMTEPVAARVAVYLDFDNIVISRYDQIHGRNSFQKDKAKGLEQHSERLGQATVDVGAILDYASSFGTLVLTRAYADWSADINAGYRGQLVARAVDLVQLFPAAAYGKNGADIRLAVDAVEDMFRLPDLTHVVIVAGDSDYIPLAQRCKRLGRYVVGIGVAGASSRALAAACEEFVVYDALPGVPALDREPGPADTAPQKQRGGRTKAAQAEEPEPPDAQAAATALLTRALQIGLEKDDVDWLHNSAVKAQMRRMDPSFSERSLGFRSFSDFLRSRSDVVELDETSTTRMVRLRAQD